Proteins encoded together in one Candidatus Aminicenantes bacterium window:
- a CDS encoding NAD(P)/FAD-dependent oxidoreductase, translated as MTPNRLDRRDFLKTVLAGIPLAGRDWTAFPRGRGPQAGGAYDAIVIGAGLGGLSCGAAFARQGFKVLVLEKHSKPGGYATTFKRPGGFVFDASLHSTTVGERDGVHNLIPGFPEIKDVAFAPHPNIYRAIYPDDDIRVPARDVPGYIKLLTDRFPEEKEGIQALFDDMTGIAGDINALSAASAPPPFSEYPKLFPHLMKAFGKPWSTLVDVRVKNPKLKGLVSSLWGYYGLPPSKLSSFYYALPTIGYLTQGGYYPHGKSQAISNALAKFIADRGGTVQLSSPVESILVRDKAAEGVKTVDGREYRARVVVSNANAYDLFHKMVPPAERPADYLARMDKMTPSLSTFQVFLGLKKNLIKETGIKDTEIFKNSGYDIESDYAACVRGDVANGFGLTLYDNLFPDYSPAGKNTLSIMTLQGYDPWLKYEADYFAGRKDAYRAEKNRLADIMIEAVERTLLPGLRGAVEVKEIATPLTNVRYTGNYRGAIYGWDQTVGNSGPQRMAPKTPIKNLYLAGAWTSPGGGYAAVVPSGLQCFAEIMKTW; from the coding sequence ATGACCCCCAATCGGCTCGATCGCCGCGATTTTTTAAAGACCGTCCTGGCCGGAATCCCCCTGGCCGGAAGGGACTGGACGGCTTTTCCCAGAGGCCGGGGCCCGCAAGCGGGCGGCGCCTACGACGCGATCGTCATCGGCGCCGGGCTGGGCGGGTTGAGCTGCGGCGCAGCTTTCGCCCGCCAGGGCTTCAAAGTGCTCGTCCTGGAGAAGCACTCCAAGCCGGGCGGCTATGCGACGACGTTCAAGCGGCCGGGCGGGTTTGTTTTCGACGCCTCCCTGCACTCCACGACGGTGGGCGAACGGGACGGCGTGCACAACCTTATCCCGGGCTTTCCGGAGATCAAGGACGTCGCCTTCGCGCCGCACCCCAACATCTACCGGGCCATCTACCCGGACGACGACATTCGCGTTCCGGCCCGCGACGTCCCCGGCTATATCAAGCTGCTGACGGATCGATTTCCTGAAGAAAAAGAGGGCATTCAAGCCCTGTTCGATGACATGACGGGAATTGCCGGCGACATCAACGCATTGTCCGCCGCTTCCGCTCCCCCCCCCTTTTCCGAGTACCCCAAGCTCTTTCCCCACCTGATGAAGGCGTTCGGCAAGCCGTGGAGCACGCTCGTCGACGTCCGGGTCAAGAACCCCAAGCTCAAGGGGCTCGTCTCTTCGCTCTGGGGCTACTACGGCCTTCCGCCGTCCAAGCTGTCCTCGTTCTATTACGCCCTGCCCACCATCGGCTACCTGACCCAGGGCGGGTACTACCCGCACGGCAAATCCCAGGCCATCAGCAACGCCCTGGCCAAGTTCATCGCCGATCGCGGCGGCACGGTCCAGCTGTCCTCTCCGGTCGAATCGATTCTCGTCCGGGACAAGGCCGCGGAAGGCGTCAAGACCGTCGACGGGCGGGAGTATCGGGCCCGGGTCGTCGTCTCCAACGCCAACGCCTACGACCTGTTCCATAAGATGGTGCCGCCCGCCGAGCGCCCCGCGGATTACCTGGCCCGGATGGACAAGATGACGCCGAGTCTGTCCACTTTTCAGGTCTTTCTCGGCCTCAAAAAGAACTTGATCAAGGAAACCGGGATCAAAGACACGGAGATCTTCAAGAATTCCGGCTACGACATCGAGTCCGATTACGCGGCCTGCGTCCGGGGCGATGTCGCCAATGGCTTCGGCCTGACTCTCTACGACAATCTTTTCCCGGATTACTCGCCGGCGGGCAAGAACACCCTTTCGATCATGACCCTGCAAGGCTACGACCCATGGCTGAAGTACGAAGCCGATTATTTCGCCGGGCGGAAGGACGCCTACCGGGCCGAGAAAAACCGCCTGGCGGACATCATGATCGAAGCCGTCGAGCGGACTCTCCTGCCGGGACTGCGGGGCGCCGTCGAGGTCAAGGAAATCGCCACCCCGCTGACCAACGTCCGCTATACGGGCAATTATCGCGGCGCGATCTACGGCTGGGACCAGACCGTCGGCAATTCGGGGCCCCAGCGCATGGCTCCGAAGACCCCGATCAAAAACCTTTATCTTGCAGGCGCTTGGACGAGCCCCGGCGGCGGATACGCCGCCGTCGTCCCGAGCGGCTTGCAGTGCTTTGCCGAGATCATGAAGACGTGGTGA
- the gatD gene encoding Glu-tRNA(Gln) amidotransferase subunit GatD, which translates to MNEPNLYKGYKGRALEVLQRFETAVWCDAMFITPTGRYTGIVLPRSETADQFHIVLKLRSGYNIGIRADRVTGVEIYGRKEAHYKIPEKAFPYDPVKPKVKLLGTGGTIASRLDYRTGAVIPAFSPGELYGSVPELADICNLETEKLFGVFSENMGPEQYIATAKAIGREIEKGVQGVVIGHGTDTMHHTAAILSFMVQNSPVPIVMVGSQRSSDRPSSDAALNLMHSVKTAAESDIAEVMVCMFGPTSDTYGLLHRGTRVRKMHSSYRSTFRTIGDIPIAMVSREKITPLRQDYKRRRRDREVVINTAFEEKVAIVYYYPNMKPDMIDSLIDNGYKGIIIAGTGLGHVNKPLYPALKRAQDKKIAVYMTVQTLWGYVQMYVYDTGRDMMELGVVPAANLLPEVGYVKLAWALGQTSDLDEVKKIMLTPIAGEITEREPSNGYLIFQGGIPEVEEFISKYRK; encoded by the coding sequence ATGAACGAACCCAACCTTTATAAAGGCTACAAAGGCCGGGCCCTCGAGGTCCTGCAGCGCTTCGAAACCGCGGTCTGGTGTGACGCCATGTTTATCACCCCGACAGGGCGCTACACCGGCATCGTCCTGCCCCGGTCCGAGACCGCGGACCAGTTCCATATCGTGCTCAAGCTGCGCTCGGGGTACAACATCGGCATTCGGGCCGACCGGGTGACCGGCGTCGAGATCTATGGCCGCAAGGAAGCCCACTACAAGATCCCCGAGAAGGCCTTCCCATACGATCCGGTCAAGCCCAAGGTCAAGCTGCTCGGCACGGGCGGCACCATCGCCAGCCGGCTCGATTACCGAACCGGGGCCGTCATCCCGGCCTTCTCGCCCGGCGAGCTCTACGGTTCCGTGCCGGAGCTGGCCGATATCTGTAACCTGGAGACCGAGAAGCTCTTCGGCGTCTTCAGCGAAAACATGGGCCCCGAGCAGTATATCGCCACCGCCAAGGCCATCGGGCGGGAGATCGAGAAGGGCGTCCAGGGTGTCGTCATCGGCCATGGCACGGACACGATGCACCACACAGCGGCCATCCTGTCGTTCATGGTCCAGAACTCGCCGGTCCCGATCGTCATGGTCGGCTCCCAGCGCTCCTCGGACCGGCCCTCGTCCGATGCCGCGCTCAACCTGATGCACAGCGTCAAGACGGCGGCCGAGAGCGACATCGCCGAGGTCATGGTCTGCATGTTCGGGCCGACCTCCGACACGTACGGCCTGCTTCACCGCGGGACCCGGGTCCGGAAGATGCACTCGAGCTACCGCTCGACCTTTCGGACGATCGGGGACATCCCCATCGCCATGGTCAGCCGGGAGAAGATCACGCCGCTGCGGCAGGACTACAAGCGCCGGCGCCGGGACCGCGAGGTGGTCATCAACACGGCCTTCGAGGAGAAGGTGGCCATCGTCTATTACTACCCCAACATGAAGCCGGACATGATCGATTCGCTGATCGACAACGGCTACAAGGGGATCATCATCGCGGGGACCGGACTCGGCCACGTCAACAAGCCGCTCTATCCCGCGCTCAAGCGGGCCCAGGACAAGAAGATCGCCGTCTATATGACCGTTCAGACCCTGTGGGGCTACGTCCAGATGTACGTCTACGACACCGGGCGCGACATGATGGAGCTGGGGGTCGTGCCGGCGGCCAATCTTCTGCCCGAAGTCGGCTACGTCAAGCTGGCCTGGGCCCTGGGGCAAACGAGCGACTTGGACGAGGTTAAGAAGATCATGCTGACGCCCATCGCCGGCGAGATCACCGAGCGCGAGCCGTCCAACGGCTACCTCATCTTCCAGGGCGGTATCCCGGAAGTCGAGGAGTTCATCTCCAAGTATCGGAAATAA
- the gatE gene encoding Glu-tRNA(Gln) amidotransferase subunit GatE, with product MAYDFVFKPFADMTPEDYAAVGFKSGLEIHQQLLTEKKLFCRCPAGRYSDAYDAEILRHMRPTLSELGEYDGTALMEFKTKKEIIYRINRETVCTYEMDDTPPFMIDEQALDIALSIAMLYECVMVDELHIARKQYLDGSIPTGFQRTTIVGVDGHIPYRDRTIQIIQLGLEEDACREVSDIGHRRTYLTDRLGMPLIETVTGPDMRTPLEVAEVAQILRRLVRSTGRVRTGLGAGREDVNVSVTGGTRIEIKGVPRIPRIPLLTYNEAMRQWNLLRLREELARRGIVAEAFKAGTEDVTKVVRRTNYLPLQAALSSGMTAFGIVLRGFRGLLNWQTQTGTYFHQEISDRVRVVACLTLLPNIVHSDSLGEGLAGGEWPAVKKILGASDNDAVVVVWGSEADAKLAAQETILRAKESTIGIPSETRQALRDGTNGFERILPGPDRMYPDTDLPPKQIAADRLAWLQARLPVSILVREAWYREIGVPKDLVEQLSMSPFAPVFETAVKRRGIDPKLAAVILVHHPKRLRRKGITSAAGTTEAGEVLDQIFEALQNRRLYKEGVLDLLEAALTSGRPVPVLWPEFTAEDTPDRDQARIAGLLTGPRFLDAGRRERRAMGLLMESWRGRTDAAAAARGMAEALRKVAP from the coding sequence ATGGCTTATGACTTTGTTTTCAAACCTTTTGCCGACATGACGCCCGAGGACTACGCCGCCGTCGGCTTCAAGTCCGGGCTCGAGATCCACCAGCAGCTCCTGACCGAAAAGAAGCTGTTCTGCCGCTGCCCGGCCGGGCGCTACAGCGACGCCTACGACGCGGAGATCCTCCGCCATATGCGTCCGACCTTGTCCGAGCTGGGGGAGTACGACGGCACCGCGCTGATGGAGTTCAAGACCAAAAAAGAGATCATCTACCGGATCAATCGCGAGACCGTCTGCACCTACGAGATGGACGACACGCCGCCGTTCATGATCGACGAGCAGGCCCTGGATATCGCCTTAAGCATCGCCATGCTCTACGAGTGCGTCATGGTCGACGAGCTCCACATCGCCCGCAAACAGTATCTGGACGGGAGCATCCCGACCGGCTTCCAGCGGACGACGATCGTCGGTGTGGACGGCCATATCCCGTACCGGGACCGGACGATCCAGATCATCCAGCTCGGGCTGGAGGAGGACGCCTGCCGCGAGGTCAGCGACATCGGCCACCGCCGCACTTACCTGACCGATCGGCTGGGCATGCCGCTCATCGAGACGGTCACCGGCCCCGACATGCGCACCCCGCTGGAGGTGGCCGAGGTCGCCCAGATCCTGCGCCGCCTGGTCCGCAGCACGGGCCGGGTCCGTACGGGGCTCGGGGCCGGCCGCGAAGACGTCAACGTCAGCGTCACCGGCGGCACCCGTATCGAGATTAAAGGCGTGCCGCGCATCCCGCGCATCCCCCTGCTGACCTATAACGAAGCCATGAGGCAGTGGAACCTGCTCCGCCTGCGCGAGGAGCTGGCCCGCCGGGGTATCGTCGCCGAGGCGTTCAAGGCCGGAACCGAGGACGTGACCAAAGTGGTCCGGAGGACTAATTATCTGCCTCTGCAGGCCGCCCTCAGCAGCGGGATGACCGCCTTCGGAATCGTCTTGAGGGGGTTCCGCGGCCTGCTCAACTGGCAGACCCAGACCGGAACGTATTTCCACCAGGAGATCTCCGACCGCGTCCGGGTCGTGGCCTGCCTGACCCTGCTGCCCAACATCGTCCATTCGGACAGCTTGGGCGAAGGCCTTGCGGGCGGCGAATGGCCGGCCGTCAAGAAGATCCTCGGCGCATCCGACAACGATGCCGTCGTGGTCGTCTGGGGGTCCGAGGCCGACGCCAAGCTGGCCGCCCAGGAGACCATCCTGCGGGCCAAAGAGTCGACGATCGGCATTCCCTCCGAGACCCGCCAGGCCCTGCGGGACGGGACGAACGGATTTGAGCGTATCCTGCCCGGCCCGGACCGGATGTACCCGGACACGGATCTCCCGCCCAAGCAGATCGCGGCCGACCGCCTGGCCTGGCTCCAGGCCCGCCTGCCGGTGTCCATCCTGGTCCGCGAGGCCTGGTACCGCGAGATCGGCGTCCCCAAGGACTTGGTCGAACAGCTCTCCATGTCGCCGTTCGCGCCCGTCTTCGAGACCGCCGTCAAGCGGAGGGGGATCGATCCCAAGCTGGCCGCGGTCATCCTCGTCCATCATCCCAAGCGGCTTCGGCGCAAGGGGATCACCTCGGCGGCCGGAACGACCGAAGCGGGCGAGGTCTTGGACCAGATCTTCGAAGCCCTGCAGAACCGACGACTCTATAAGGAAGGCGTCCTGGACTTGCTGGAGGCGGCCCTGACTTCGGGCCGGCCGGTGCCGGTCCTTTGGCCGGAGTTCACGGCGGAGGATACGCCGGACCGGGACCAGGCCCGCATCGCCGGCCTGCTGACCGGGCCCCGCTTCCTGGACGCGGGCCGGCGGGAACGGCGGGCCATGGGCCTGCTGATGGAGAGCTGGCGCGGCCGCACCGACGCCGCGGCCGCCGCCCGGGGCATGGCCGAAGCCCTGCGGAAGGTCGCCCCATGA
- a CDS encoding PP2C family protein-serine/threonine phosphatase: MTQAKPTDPFAVTGRKTIAVSPLHAPVHRLILLAAAGSAAAWLVQTFFGTARLFPIAAAAAFLGIAWAAALRLLFLDLKGRGFWGVWVAASVVSVLATKAGGSLWVTGAVLSGVFLLARRFRPFSYLTHRSRARIFFVSLAAWSALTWGWFVGGRELFAASGPAAGYLVNLLRYAWISLQAFWTLTLLHLFFKARLHSLKIRPKLAISTLLIAVVPLVWLLVMGGVTMISIVGEMQAARAGLVLQDWAGLAFENPDLARTLSGASFVLGGPGGQGASGMPPAWWPAIESAAGKPKNAEAIGSAAKGPGFLLRVDREVWGISRGPAARWTGGFRIDERFLGRMARIIHADVELRPENPLREAALSEAKEGAPAPEDRIKPVSIGRLDPSRPANENWRIGTIHLDLLEYRDGKFAVSTALLTVRTSPGLVWDEVYSRSDLVSRIIVGALIILGATLLTLEAFVLAFGIRITAGITSAVRALHRGARRIAAGDLETPIEIPNEDELGDLAAAINEMAAGVKRGRAEAFQREALERELAVAREIQERLLPHVMPAVPGFEISGTSLPSQQVGGDYFDFLDLEDGRLGIAIADVSGKGIPAALLMANLQAILRGQADERGDVSAILARVNNYLVRSTDAHMFATFFYGVLDRAGGRFLSSNAGHNPPLLLRADGRLERLSAGGLVLGFLANQAYIQQTTNLEPGDVVVLFTDGITEASSPGSPDRPDRFFGEEQLIQAVRECAGRTAGEIQTAILNAVAGHTAGSPQGDDITLVVIKRRAGS; this comes from the coding sequence ATGACCCAGGCTAAGCCGACCGATCCCTTCGCCGTCACGGGGCGGAAGACGATCGCCGTCTCCCCGCTGCATGCCCCCGTCCATCGCCTGATCCTGCTGGCTGCGGCCGGAAGCGCGGCCGCCTGGCTCGTCCAGACCTTCTTCGGTACGGCCCGCCTTTTCCCGATCGCCGCGGCCGCGGCCTTCCTCGGTATCGCCTGGGCGGCGGCCTTGCGCCTCCTTTTTCTGGACCTCAAGGGGCGCGGATTCTGGGGCGTCTGGGTGGCGGCGAGTGTCGTCTCCGTTCTCGCCACCAAGGCCGGCGGCAGCCTGTGGGTCACGGGAGCGGTTTTGTCCGGGGTTTTCCTCCTCGCCCGCCGCTTTCGGCCATTCTCCTACCTGACCCACCGCAGCCGGGCCCGCATTTTCTTCGTCTCTTTGGCCGCCTGGAGCGCCCTGACCTGGGGCTGGTTCGTCGGCGGCCGGGAGCTGTTCGCCGCCTCGGGCCCCGCCGCCGGGTATCTCGTCAACCTTCTCCGCTATGCCTGGATCAGCCTGCAAGCCTTCTGGACCCTGACCTTGCTCCACCTGTTCTTCAAAGCCCGCCTCCACTCGCTCAAGATCCGGCCAAAGCTGGCGATCAGTACGCTCCTTATCGCCGTCGTCCCGCTCGTTTGGCTGCTGGTGATGGGGGGAGTGACGATGATCAGCATCGTCGGCGAGATGCAGGCGGCCCGGGCCGGGCTCGTGCTTCAAGACTGGGCCGGGCTGGCCTTCGAGAATCCGGATCTGGCTCGGACGCTTTCGGGAGCATCGTTCGTCCTCGGCGGGCCCGGCGGACAAGGAGCGTCCGGGATGCCGCCGGCCTGGTGGCCCGCGATCGAGTCGGCGGCCGGAAAGCCCAAGAACGCGGAGGCGATCGGATCGGCCGCCAAGGGTCCCGGCTTCCTGCTCCGGGTCGACCGTGAAGTGTGGGGCATCAGCCGAGGTCCCGCGGCCCGCTGGACCGGAGGATTTCGGATCGACGAACGATTTCTGGGCCGGATGGCCCGCATCATCCACGCCGACGTTGAGCTTAGGCCCGAAAATCCGCTACGCGAGGCGGCCTTGTCCGAGGCCAAAGAAGGGGCCCCCGCGCCGGAGGATCGGATAAAGCCCGTCTCGATCGGCCGGCTCGACCCGTCCCGGCCGGCGAACGAGAATTGGCGCATCGGCACGATCCATCTCGACCTGCTCGAATACCGTGACGGCAAGTTTGCCGTTTCAACCGCCTTGCTGACGGTGCGGACGTCTCCGGGGCTGGTCTGGGATGAGGTCTATTCCCGCAGCGATCTCGTCAGCCGGATCATCGTCGGCGCCCTGATCATCCTGGGCGCCACCCTCCTCACGCTCGAAGCGTTCGTGCTGGCCTTCGGCATTCGGATCACGGCCGGCATCACCTCGGCCGTCAGGGCCCTCCATCGGGGTGCCCGCCGAATCGCCGCCGGCGATCTTGAAACGCCGATCGAAATCCCCAACGAGGATGAGCTGGGCGACCTGGCCGCCGCGATCAACGAGATGGCGGCGGGCGTCAAGCGGGGCCGGGCCGAAGCCTTCCAGCGCGAAGCCCTGGAGCGGGAGCTGGCCGTAGCCCGCGAAATCCAGGAGCGCCTTCTGCCCCACGTCATGCCGGCCGTGCCGGGATTCGAGATTTCGGGCACCAGCCTGCCCAGCCAGCAGGTGGGCGGCGATTATTTCGACTTCCTCGATTTGGAGGATGGTCGCCTCGGCATTGCCATCGCCGACGTTTCGGGCAAGGGCATTCCGGCCGCTCTGCTGATGGCCAACCTGCAGGCCATCCTGCGAGGCCAGGCCGATGAGCGCGGCGACGTCTCGGCCATTCTGGCTCGGGTCAACAACTACCTGGTCCGATCCACCGATGCCCATATGTTCGCCACGTTCTTCTATGGTGTCCTCGATCGGGCCGGCGGCCGATTCCTTTCTTCCAACGCCGGGCATAACCCGCCGCTCCTGCTGCGCGCGGACGGCCGTCTGGAGCGCTTGTCCGCGGGCGGGTTGGTGCTGGGGTTCCTGGCCAACCAAGCGTATATCCAACAGACGACGAATTTGGAGCCCGGCGATGTCGTGGTTCTCTTCACCGACGGGATCACGGAAGCGTCCTCACCCGGTTCCCCGGATCGGCCGGATCGCTTTTTCGGCGAGGAGCAGCTGATCCAGGCGGTGCGGGAGTGCGCCGGGCGGACGGCGGGCGAGATCCAGACCGCCATTCTGAACGCAGTGGCCGGCCATACGGCGGGCTCGCCCCAGGGCGACGACATCACCCTGGTCGTCATCAAGCGGCGGGCGGGGTCATGA
- a CDS encoding metal-dependent hydrolase, protein MSPIAHLGIGLLGWQVFDRKKTLGTLGMFFLAANLADIDFLFYMVFGPKPIFIHQYYTHNVPFILAGCGLLAFLLPRGRSRWGLLLTGLSHLLLDIIVIDTLKPIGMRLFFPFSDTYYNLGFFPFLRRVPRKVMTSPHNFLVLGLEFACFVLPIWLLFRRRLARRFSSRAFWRL, encoded by the coding sequence ATGAGCCCTATCGCCCATCTCGGGATCGGACTCCTCGGCTGGCAGGTCTTCGATCGCAAGAAAACGCTGGGTACGCTGGGGATGTTCTTCCTGGCGGCCAATCTGGCCGACATCGATTTCCTATTTTATATGGTCTTCGGGCCCAAGCCGATCTTCATCCATCAGTACTACACCCACAACGTCCCGTTCATCCTGGCCGGCTGCGGCCTGTTGGCGTTCCTCCTGCCGCGAGGTCGGAGCCGTTGGGGCCTTCTTCTGACGGGGCTCTCCCATCTGCTCCTGGACATCATCGTCATCGACACGCTCAAGCCGATCGGCATGCGGCTCTTCTTCCCGTTCTCCGACACTTACTACAATCTGGGCTTTTTCCCCTTCCTCCGTCGCGTCCCCAGGAAGGTGATGACGAGTCCGCACAACTTCCTGGTCCTCGGCCTGGAGTTCGCCTGCTTCGTCCTGCCGATCTGGCTGCTGTTCCGCCGCCGCTTAGCCCGGCGCTTTTCCTCGCGCGCCTTCTGGCGGCTGTAA
- a CDS encoding DUF72 domain-containing protein, with translation MASELINLEIPRRFRPWLRIGTCSWKYDSWKGLIYDSEKTYKAQDYLPDYAKRLGSVEVDQWFWSLFPAGIRLPEPRDVRRYAEAVPDDFVFTVKAPNALTLTHFYAKLDGADKAFAGRPNSSFLKIDLLERFLDRLAPFGKKLGPIMFQFEYLNRQKMPNRDAFLEAMGGFLDKAPKGFAYALETRNPNYLGPELFDFLKGRSIGFVYLDGYYMPPIGGIFEAHHPRTAPFNVVRLHGGDRGEIEKETGEVWNKIVAPKPEALKAAAAITVENIRHKIVTHLNVNNHFEGSAPLTIVRFLDELKKATAG, from the coding sequence ATGGCCAGCGAGCTGATAAACCTCGAGATTCCGCGGCGCTTCCGACCCTGGCTCCGGATCGGGACCTGTTCCTGGAAGTACGATTCCTGGAAGGGCCTCATCTACGACTCGGAGAAAACTTATAAGGCCCAGGACTACCTTCCCGACTACGCCAAGCGCCTGGGCTCGGTGGAGGTCGACCAGTGGTTCTGGAGCCTGTTCCCGGCCGGCATCCGCCTGCCCGAACCGCGCGACGTCCGCCGCTACGCCGAGGCCGTCCCGGACGATTTCGTCTTTACCGTCAAGGCGCCTAATGCCCTGACCCTGACCCATTTCTACGCCAAGCTGGACGGAGCCGATAAGGCTTTCGCCGGCCGGCCCAACAGCTCTTTCCTGAAGATCGACCTGCTCGAACGGTTCCTCGACCGGTTGGCTCCCTTCGGCAAAAAGCTGGGGCCGATCATGTTCCAATTCGAATACCTGAACCGGCAGAAGATGCCGAACCGCGACGCTTTCCTGGAGGCGATGGGCGGATTTCTGGACAAAGCCCCCAAGGGCTTCGCCTATGCCCTCGAAACCCGCAACCCGAATTACTTGGGCCCGGAGCTTTTCGACTTTCTCAAGGGTCGCTCCATCGGGTTCGTCTACCTGGACGGATATTACATGCCGCCGATCGGGGGCATCTTCGAGGCCCACCATCCCCGGACTGCGCCGTTCAATGTGGTTCGCCTGCACGGCGGCGACCGGGGCGAGATCGAGAAGGAGACGGGCGAAGTCTGGAACAAGATCGTAGCTCCCAAGCCCGAAGCGTTGAAAGCCGCGGCGGCGATCACGGTTGAGAACATCCGTCATAAAATCGTCACGCACCTCAACGTCAACAATCATTTCGAGGGCAGCGCGCCCCTGACGATCGTCCGCTTCCTCGATGAGCTGAAAAAAGCGACGGCGGGCTGA